DNA sequence from the Dreissena polymorpha isolate Duluth1 chromosome 3, UMN_Dpol_1.0, whole genome shotgun sequence genome:
GATAAGCCAAACCATAATTTTATTATTCACTTTAGTCCCCAAACAACTAAGAGTGAAATTCATGGAAAGAATGTATTATGACAATGACCAAATGTAATATGTTTGTAACATCTTAGCATGCGAAAGTGCGTGTTTCTTATGAAATGTTATGTTGTACGAAatcatttatttaaatcaaaactcttatatttcaaataatgtttAACTGTTTATTTGTCGATTTtagatttaaatcgttttatcaTTGCATGATTGGTAATTTTTCATATATAACTCAGGTTCTCAAGATGGGAGTGAGATTCATACTTTTTCGTGTACTGTCAcatcataaataacaaaaaatacttCAGTACTTTGAAATAAGTACGTTAGTTTTTCGCCCGATGTTactttattatataatttattgaaccATAAAAACttatataatgaaaaatataaaagcttGACAGTGAGGCTTATATTATTAACCTCTTTGTACGATTCCGTATCTTGGCCGTATTTGTTCCGTACATATGTTCTTGGCCAAAGTCAGAATGTCGGATTGCCAATACACTTtgaaacttgaaaataatttactttcttttcataaaaatattaagtatattagTTTTTACCAGAAGTGAAGTGATCACACATTATCACTTCACACGAGGTACAGTGAAACGATAAAGTTGTCCTTTACTTGTATTATCCACTTAATTTACCGAATAACATGTTGCGATTTACTGatgaaagtaaaaaataatttcagCTTTTAAGGCATACCCGTAAAGATGCTTCCTATGTTACAAAATATTTCTatcttaaaacattgttttatttggtATTGAGGTATGCTTGTTACTAGGTTTAAGTAAGAAGAAAAGACGATGAATTTATATGGCGACACGAGATTAAGCGAAATTGCAAGATCTAATCACAGTGTGATACTAAGTTCAAAGTGCAATGACaagaaaatacataaaacatatcaattttagtTTGAGCTTTATGCCTAAATATGAACAGACACTGATCAGATTAATTTATCATCAAACTACTTTATTTCAAGTTTAAGATTAGATAAATGGTCTTATATATCATTTGATTGCAGTTTGATGCCGTTCGTTATGCCACTAATTCTAGTAATAAAATCATTATGAATAAAACTGATGTTTCTCAACAACTAAATAAATAACCATCCCGTGGAGTTCGCGCTTACAACGTCCAATGTCTAAAGCGTTATTAAGACTGGTACTCATTACCTTTTCGGTATGATATCATTATATTTAATCGTTGTATCATTTGCTGAGTTTAAAGTATGTTTCAAGTTTTCatgtttgttacatatttttttctgtacaaagTTGTCTTGTTATTAAAGTTTGGGCAGAAAAAGTACTTGAACATTCGatttggtattttattgaaaatgatttcAAACCGCCGTCACACCTTACTACGATCAAATCAGTCAGTTTTGAACTTGCCGATAGTCATACTTGGAATGCCGATGTTCTTCTTAACGATCATGCTATATTTTACCCATTATCTTTGCATGAACGCGTCGTTAGTACTACGTCGTAAGGGTTTGCTTTGCGTTTATACTTCGATGTTACTGCGATTACGCGGCGATCTCGACGTCACGGCGTCAACACTACGATCTTGTGGTATCTTCTACAACTCTTCTGTGACCTTGACGTGTGCACTGTGACTTCACTACATCAATACAGCATGCGGACTGCGTGTATAAAAATGCTGATATATTTCCAAGAACCGTGCATTTATGTATTCGCTTCAATTTTGAAGACAGTGTATTTTGTGTTATCCATTAGGTCATCGTTTTGAACACATGCTAAGCGAGTAAGGGTAGTGGGAGTGAGAAGAAGTGAGAAGGACAACAGCGCATTATCCTGAGAGAGGTTTAATGTTCTACACACAGTCTACTTCAGTACCGGACGTAAAGAAACCCCAGCAAATCCGAAAAAATAATTTAGATCTGGATCGACCTTCACGAACTCGAAGGGGAGTTACATAGAGAATAATCACCGCTGTTTTTATAAGGAAGCAGTCGTGAATAactagtaaataaataaattgtctttTGTGAGACTGAAGTAGAAACAAATACTAGAACAACTAGTATCAACATGAAGATGATTGTATGTAAATGAATGATTTAATACGTTCTGATCGACTGATGTGAAAATAAGAAGTGAGAGTTGTATACTAAGTTCATATGCCATAATGTGTAGTTGATTATAAATAGCACTGAACTCCTTTGTGCCGCGTTTAAATTTGAATGCTTTAAGATTAATTTAACGCACACATGTTCTCCAATGACACTTAAATCAACTACCAATATATATCTTTTCCATATAGTATTTAGAAAGACAATTGCAAATTTAAATTGACACTCACACATAAAActaaacagcaaaatatgtttgtgtaaacATAGTTATGGACGAAACAGCGATGCAAATAAAGGCTTTATTTACACAATACACGAAAACAACATGTGCACATGTAAACATCCATATTAAATTAATAGTTATCAAAGCCGTGTTAACACGAATATAGAAACTAATGTTCCGAACAAATGGAGAGTTTAAACTAGCCTACTACGTCTTTGTTATAACAGATAGACATTCAAGAGCTATTAAAAGATTTTCATCGAATGCATCGACATCGAATAAATCTTGATGTCTTTTaacttttgttgtaacatttgTTACAACGATGCCTATGTATTGTCAATGTGTTATGAAATTGAATGAATTTGAAAATCtgtataataaattgttttacaTATGCAACCCATATATGCCTGACAGCAACAAGAACATATAATTCCGGCTTATTTCTGATCTACGCGACGACTCATGCATGTATCTTTTACAGTATTcttttatttcttgttaaaagTAAAGCTAGGCATTTACCCGGGTcaaacatttaaaggggccttttcacagattttggaatgtattgaagtatgtcatttactgctttatattgataaatgtaaacattggatttaaaaagctccagtaaaagataataaaagtaaccctccactgggctcgaaccactgactcctgaagtaaacgtctatcgcttagaccactcagtcatccgtgcttatacagtgagtgatgtattttatacattatatacacaatcctcgtagtatcaaaacataaaacgacaacaacagaactctccaaatcattcaatcgtttcgcgttgcaacgctttataattttcatgttttttaattgtcaaaagatgcgtataatggataTTATTGAGcatgcatggtaaatgttcagtattcctgtttcctcacaaatatcataaaaacaacgaaaacaattgtttttatttggtctatttaccaaaacgtggaaaggcccctttaattgaccGTTCCAATCTGTGGCCACAGCTTTATACTATTTACGGTATGAATGACAGATTGCGACGTAAATGTAATACACAAAAATTGTGTCCTCCGAGTCACACAACGAAgagtttataataaaaaagacaaCTGCGAAGTCAATTGTATTTGAGTAATATTGGTGCATACGTAAAAGATACATGCTATGAATGGCCTCAACTAGGTATTTGCAAACAAGACAcacaaaatagatataaaattatgtacaacatgtccattaaataaaaaatatagttattatgttcacattcacaattaatattttatattaacaatacAATGGAAAACAGTGAGAGTAAATTTTCCAATGTTATTTAACATAATTGCATGATCaatgttttcatataataaaaatTACAAGTTATGAGTACATACATCGTGAAAACATTTACTGAATTATTTTTCCAGATTAATATTTCGGACAAAAATATTCGTTTGTTTTAATGCTTAAATAATGTGGTTCTATCCAAACAACATATCGAATCTTTTTTAATAGAAACAagttatatatttgtaaaatgaacAGATCTACTTCAGCAAACAATTAATTTTTACAATGTTCTATATCGAAATTATAACGccttaaactaaaaaataatgcatgtcttttttgttaattatttactAAATGATCGATCATTGTATTTCTACCGAACAAACGTCTGCAGAACcttactaaataaatatgtatatgttgcTACGAATAGTATTTACGTGTGCTTTAGTGTGTTATTATTTCAAGTTTCTTACAAACATCACTGAGATTTTAGTTTTCTTGTCATTTCAGAATGTCGAAAACACGAGCACTTGTTAGAATTGCCCAACGTGGGTTTTCCTTGCTTCACCCATGTATTTATAGCATGCTCTCTCCTTTGGTACTTCTGGATTTCCAACTTTGCTCGTTTAAGCTCCTGCAGACTTTCTTTTAAATCAATCTCAGTTTCAGTTAGCTTCTTAAAACGCTTATCAAGATCTTGATAAAGTTCGTCGAAATCCGTCTGCAGGGCAAACTGTGATGTAAGGGACTCTCGCACGGTTTCGTTCAGTCGACATGTTTCTAgacattgtttaattttttcaaGAACAGTTTGATTATATGACTTTATACTATTCTCGATGTCGTTCCATGATTTATTTAGCGTGCTAAGTGCTTGGCGTATTTCGCTGTCGTTGTAATTAACCCCCGCCGTGTATTTTTTCTCATTGACGAATATTTTAGACCTTTCTTCAGCCATTTTTGCTTCCAAAGCCTCATCTTTTATCAATCCTAGATTTTCAAACATCTTTTTCGTTTGCTCTTTTATCTGTTCCAATTCCTTGAAGATTTTCTTTTCATGGAAAGCGGAGGATATCATATCGTCGAACTTTTCACAAACCCAGTCAAATCCATTGGTATCTACAAATGCTTTATGGAGGGATTTGTTTTGTTCGATAACGACCTGAACTCGTTTATCTAATTCCTTCTTCCATTGCTCGGTCTGGGAAACGAATTCGGCTCTGTTGTCCTCCATTTGTTTACAATTACGTTCCGATTCCTCGCGTATACCCTTCAACTGATCGACATAATTTTCTGAGACAGCGTCCGCCATTCGGTTCAGGATTTCCAGTTTCGAGGCATCAGAAATGTGAAAGTCTTTTAATAACGTATTTCGATCGTGTGCACTGGATTTTGGTACATATGCACTAATGCACCATTGTTTAACACGGCTGAGGTAATATTCTTCAGCCACTTGGAGGTTTTCTAAGATCATGTTCACATTGGAGCTGGATGCAGATGAATTTAATATTGCAAGCAGTTCTTTGTCAATACGACGATGAAGGTGACTAATGTTCAGCTCCTTCACGACTGGCAACATTCGCAATATGTTACTTCCTGCAaaacgttattgtttatatttacatgtatcagGCGTATTATAAGATCATTTATGGAGGATACAGCAACagcatataaataaaaattgatgTATTACTTTTTACTCATATTCGTTGCTAGACACAGAAACAAATGTATCCGCAAAACTACCCAAAATACATACGTATTATTATCGCATATCTctcatttcatttcaaaatataaataactgaTGTTGATCGGCATGCGTTATTCGTTCAACCATGTTTTGGAATAATTATCAGACTACTTACGGTGTAGTCCAAgggaaataatttaaaacatgaaCGTCCTATTCTTACTAATTTACAAGCACATTGATCGCCCTTTATACTTCTTCACCGCGTGAAATACGTTCGCAACActttaataaaggaccaactaattgtttataataagaatccaatactgctccagcagctggagtttcacttctttatatttataatgacatGTCTGGTTATCgaattgatttgttttttaaatcaaatttgagAAGTGATGTTGAGGTTGTATTAACCAAAGTACAAAAATATACTTTACATAAACTGTTACAATGTATAAGTATTCAATACTTCAAATGATTgtaatcaaattattaaattatatttgtaaacaAGATAACATAGGGCTAACGTACTCTATTATAACATGACTGTAGTGAAGCATCACATATccatatataatatgtatttgcTAATATTATTTACGATATACATTTAGGCTTTACACAGGCATATGCTTACTAGTAAACGATGTATCCTTCATCGTTGTAGTCATCGTGTCTAACGTGAGTTTAACGTCCTCGCTTGGGATTCCATTCATCTCGAGCACGAATGCGTCTTCATAGACGTCGGTGTTCCTATGTAACAACACGTGCGTGCTTTCTTTGCTTGAAGCGGCTACACTTGGTACTTTACCTTCGCCCCTCCGGAGACTTTTCAAAAGATCACTGAACAACGAGGAATATTTGCACAGTGTTTTTATTTCGACGTTATATCTTTTATCACCAACGCATATAATAACAGTTTcatccatttttgtttttatgtatagCTCTGCGTATTGATGCCTGTCTATAACTGtatgtgtatttatgtatttacatccGTTCGATTAACAATTAATACGGTGCATAAATTGCGCTTTAAAATATCGTCCCAAATGGTCGCATTAATACTAATCAATTCTTAAAAGATTATATTCGATCGATACACTCGTTACAGCCTTGAGCAGTACAATGGTAAAATAGCCAATAAATCGAATAGAACGCGTGCACAAATTGTATTTAAAGGAGCCATGCATTAAGTTGAATTTTCATCGTAGATATAATTGGCAAAGATGATCATtactttatcaaatgtttttttatgaaaacggAACATCGTGTACACGATGTTAGTAAGAAGTCGTTTATtgtcttttaataataaaatatactagATCAGATGTGTTTATGTGTACATATTTGTGTAATTTTCAGTTTAAATGCTATTAAGTGGTTAGTGAAAATAAACGAAAGGGAACTTTATTTTCAGAGTCACAGTGGAACAATATATAAATTGTTGCAACAAAAGTAATTTGACGTAAAACTACGCAAATTTACGCTTTCGATGCGCTCTAAGCGAAAACGAAAAACAGAAAGAAAATTAAATAGAAATAGCTTTTTGATAGCGATCCTAAACGCGATGTTTAGTAGAGTATGTGTAAAGTTAACAAACAGCCATACATAACTATGTTTACTAATATTTCGTTCGTTCTTGTGCGACTCAAGTTGGATTCGGTTTGTCCCTTTAGTAAATATCAATTTTGGTTGTTACTTAACACTGATCATAAAAGAAGATTACTTTTATACTTTATTATAAGAATCCACTCAATAATGAATAACAGTGATTAACCTGAATGGTTTGTCAAAttttatattgcaataaaaaccTCAATAGTGTATTGTAGTCGCGATAAATAAATAAGGAAAGGGCTACGTTGTGAAAATTTCACAGTTAAGGTATCCACAACAATCATTCAAACATCAATGCACGCTTATTGTTCGGTTGCGTAGTTCTATGCAGCATAGCAGTAGATATGTGAAATGATTTGGCACACACTTCACTAGAACGTACCTCAGATATTAagcaaatgtaaaattaaaaatatatgttaacaatAGGCCCAAATTGTGTTGTAAAGCAGAAATGCATGCAGTTTTTTGAGTACAGAGGACAAGCAATAAGATGTAAAGGAAAATGGTAAA
Encoded proteins:
- the LOC127871119 gene encoding uncharacterized protein LOC127871119 gives rise to the protein MDETVIICVGDKRYNVEIKTLCKYSSLFSDLLKSLRRGEGKVPSVAASSKESTHVLLHRNTDVYEDAFVLEMNGIPSEDVKLTLDTMTTTMKDTSFTRSNILRMLPVVKELNISHLHRRIDKELLAILNSSASSSNVNMILENLQVAEEYYLSRVKQWCISAYVPKSSAHDRNTLLKDFHISDASKLEILNRMADAVSENYVDQLKGIREESERNCKQMEDNRAEFVSQTEQWKKELDKRVQVVIEQNKSLHKAFVDTNGFDWVCEKFDDMISSAFHEKKIFKELEQIKEQTKKMFENLGLIKDEALEAKMAEERSKIFVNEKKYTAGVNYNDSEIRQALSTLNKSWNDIENSIKSYNQTVLEKIKQCLETCRLNETVRESLTSQFALQTDFDELYQDLDKRFKKLTETEIDLKESLQELKRAKLEIQKYQRREHAINTWVKQGKPTLGNSNKCSCFRHSEMTRKLKSQ